A region from the Campylobacter blaseri genome encodes:
- a CDS encoding Fur family transcriptional regulator, translated as MNQTIENLEFDALLYEFKRVLRENKLKYTKQREVILETLYHGTCHYTPEQLYLKMKDKYPELNVGIATVYRTLNLLEESELATSISFGSQGKKFELANKPHHDHLICKSCGKIVEFTDNSIEKKQLSIAKENGFVLTGHLMQLYGLCKDCNTDKI; from the coding sequence ATGAATCAAACTATTGAAAATTTAGAATTTGATGCTCTTTTATATGAATTTAAAAGAGTATTAAGAGAAAACAAACTTAAATACACAAAACAAAGAGAAGTTATTTTAGAGACTCTATACCATGGCACTTGCCATTATACTCCAGAACAACTTTATTTAAAAATGAAGGATAAATATCCTGAATTAAATGTGGGTATAGCAACAGTCTATAGAACTCTAAATCTACTTGAAGAATCAGAACTAGCAACATCAATTTCTTTTGGCTCGCAAGGTAAAAAATTTGAGCTTGCAAACAAACCACACCATGACCATTTAATTTGTAAAAGTTGTGGTAAGATTGTTGAGTTTACAGATAATTCAATAGAAAAAAAGCAATTAAGCATTGCAAAAGAAAATGGCTTTGTGCTTACAGGTCATTTAATGCAACTTTATGGGCTTTGTAAAGATTGTAATACAGATAAAATTTAA
- a CDS encoding CvpA family protein, with product MSGANWIDIIIIVLILIFALKGLKSGIVREIFGIIGIIGGFIVAMKCKAEVGAWISRNIYDLNQINIMSGNGMEVIVGFIATIFGIWIASLILGEIISKLFEVSGLGFIDRLGGFVFGGTKIFLVFALLASFIHSSIFLNSQVKPFFEKSIAYPNLVKAGDYLLNLKKEDIKIEISTKPENNEANIVYETSDYDEPNTSKVNKE from the coding sequence ATGTCTGGAGCTAATTGGATAGATATAATCATTATAGTTTTAATACTAATTTTTGCGCTAAAAGGACTAAAAAGCGGTATTGTTAGGGAAATTTTTGGGATAATTGGAATAATTGGTGGATTTATAGTCGCAATGAAATGCAAGGCCGAAGTTGGAGCTTGGATTAGCAGAAACATATATGACTTAAATCAAATAAACATTATGAGCGGAAATGGCATGGAGGTAATTGTAGGTTTTATAGCTACAATTTTTGGAATATGGATCGCCTCATTAATTCTTGGAGAAATAATATCAAAATTATTTGAAGTTAGCGGACTTGGGTTTATAGATAGACTAGGTGGATTTGTATTTGGTGGTACAAAGATATTTTTAGTATTTGCTCTACTTGCATCTTTCATACATTCATCGATATTTTTAAACTCTCAAGTAAAACCTTTTTTTGAAAAAAGCATAGCATACCCTAACCTTGTTAAGGCTGGAGATTACTTACTTAATTTAAAAAAAGAGGATATTAAAATAGAAATATCCACAAAACCAGAAAATAATGAAGCAAATATAGTCTATGAAACAAGCGATTACGATGAACCAAATACATCTAAAGTAAACAAGGAATAA
- a CDS encoding type IV pilus twitching motility protein PilT — MEENNFKNVSIQSLLKAVVQNDASDLHLVSRSAPQVRIDGKLRPLAMKSLTGKDIESLCYTIITDSQKKDLEENLELDFAMEVPNVGRFRGNYYYTMNGDLAAAFRVVPINVPSLDDLKAPKIFKELVKKEKGLILVTGPTGSGKSTTLAAMLNEINENERKHIITVEDPVEFVHQNKKALFSHRNIGTDTKSYARALKYSLREDPDIILIGEMRDKETISIAITAAETGHLVFGTLHTNSAMQTISRMIDSFDAGEQAQIRNMLSVSLHAIISQSLLPRVRSGRIAIHEILINNNAIANLIREDKNHQIYSQMQLNQAATGMMTQTQAMVKALNANLISKETALRYSTNIQELKNILGEK, encoded by the coding sequence ATGGAAGAAAATAATTTTAAAAATGTAAGTATACAATCTCTTTTAAAAGCAGTTGTTCAAAATGATGCTAGTGACTTACATCTAGTCTCTAGAAGTGCGCCTCAAGTTAGAATAGATGGAAAACTTAGACCGCTTGCTATGAAATCCCTTACCGGAAAAGACATAGAGTCTCTTTGTTATACAATTATTACCGATTCACAAAAAAAGGATTTAGAAGAAAATCTTGAACTTGACTTTGCTATGGAAGTTCCTAACGTAGGTAGATTTAGAGGCAACTATTACTATACAATGAATGGTGATTTAGCCGCAGCATTTAGGGTTGTTCCTATAAATGTTCCATCTTTAGACGACCTAAAAGCTCCTAAAATTTTTAAAGAACTTGTAAAAAAAGAGAAAGGATTAATTTTAGTTACAGGTCCTACTGGTAGTGGTAAATCAACAACTCTAGCTGCCATGCTAAATGAAATTAATGAAAATGAAAGAAAACACATTATAACAGTTGAGGATCCAGTTGAGTTTGTTCACCAAAACAAAAAAGCTCTTTTTTCACATAGAAATATTGGTACCGATACAAAATCATATGCAAGAGCACTTAAGTATTCACTTAGAGAGGACCCCGATATTATACTAATTGGAGAAATGAGGGATAAAGAGACAATTTCTATTGCAATTACAGCAGCTGAAACAGGTCACCTTGTTTTTGGAACACTTCATACAAACTCAGCTATGCAAACAATTAGCCGTATGATTGATAGCTTTGATGCTGGGGAACAAGCCCAAATTAGAAATATGCTCTCAGTATCATTACATGCAATAATATCACAATCTTTGCTTCCAAGGGTTCGTAGCGGAAGAATTGCTATACACGAAATACTTATAAATAACAATGCTATAGCAAACCTTATAAGAGAGGATAAAAACCATCAAATTTACTCTCAAATGCAATTAAACCAAGCAGCAACTGGAATGATGACTCAAACGCAAGCTATGGTTAAAGCCTTAAATGCAAATTTGATATCCAAAGAAACTGCTTTACGATACTCTACAAACATACAAGAGCTTAAAAATATATTAGGAGAAAAATAA
- the gatC gene encoding Asp-tRNA(Asn)/Glu-tRNA(Gln) amidotransferase subunit GatC, whose product MLIDDKLLNSLEKLSALKINDNKKDTIKKQLSEIVSFVEILNDLDFEKNNITLNSTKNGVTPLREDIPSQNKEVVEIILKNTPYKENHSFVVPKIIE is encoded by the coding sequence ATGTTGATTGATGACAAACTACTAAATAGCCTCGAAAAACTTAGTGCTTTAAAAATTAATGACAACAAAAAAGATACTATAAAAAAACAGCTTAGTGAAATAGTTAGCTTTGTAGAAATATTAAATGATCTTGATTTTGAAAAAAATAATATAACTTTAAATAGCACAAAAAATGGAGTTACGCCTCTTAGAGAAGATATTCCTAGCCAAAATAAAGAGGTAGTGGAAATAATTTTGAAAAATACACCCTATAAAGAAAATCACTCTTTTGTTGTTCCAAAAATCATAGAGTAA
- a CDS encoding type III pantothenate kinase: MLLCDIGNFSAKFYDNGKAYSMDFEKLNNLAFDKKVYFINVNKNFYPNSRKFINIESYFNFDTNYIGLGVDRIAGCYTIKDGVVVDAGSAITIDIMKDGMHLGGYIVPGISKLLKNYEDISPILKTYFNSQINLDKMPQKTSDAINYGIISPIILSIQNISKDKNLYFTGGDGSFFAKFFTNSIYDKNLIFRGMLKAIKEKELL, translated from the coding sequence ATGCTTCTATGTGATATAGGAAATTTCAGTGCTAAGTTTTATGATAATGGTAAAGCTTATAGTATGGATTTTGAAAAGCTTAATAATCTTGCTTTTGATAAGAAAGTTTATTTTATCAATGTAAATAAAAATTTTTATCCTAATAGTAGAAAATTTATCAATATAGAGAGCTATTTTAATTTTGATACCAACTATATAGGATTAGGAGTAGATAGAATAGCAGGATGTTACACAATTAAAGATGGTGTGGTAGTTGATGCTGGAAGTGCAATAACTATTGACATAATGAAAGATGGCATGCATTTAGGTGGCTATATAGTGCCAGGCATAAGTAAGCTTTTAAAAAATTATGAAGATATTTCACCTATTTTAAAAACCTATTTTAACTCACAAATAAATTTAGATAAAATGCCACAAAAAACTTCAGACGCAATCAATTATGGGATAATTTCACCAATTATACTATCTATACAAAATATTTCAAAAGATAAAAATTTATATTTTACTGGAGGAGATGGCAGTTTTTTTGCAAAATTTTTTACAAATAGTATATATGATAAAAATTTAATTTTTAGAGGAATGCTTAAAGCTATTAAAGAAAAGGAATTATTATGA
- the hisG gene encoding ATP phosphoribosyltransferase encodes MITIALPKGRIADDTLEIFGKIFQTDFEFENRKLVMEKNGFKFLAVRNQDIPTYVKNGAADLGVVGLDVLEENRPDVLRLLDLQIGRCKVCVGVRNEDSLNCTNPDLKIATKMPNITRDYFSSKAIAVSVIKLYGSIELAPLIGLSDAIVDVVETGATMKQNGLKVAETIMESSAYLISNKNSFIIKREEILSLYNKIYKVL; translated from the coding sequence ATGATAACAATTGCTCTTCCAAAGGGTAGGATAGCAGATGATACTCTTGAGATTTTTGGCAAGATATTTCAAACAGATTTTGAGTTTGAAAATAGAAAATTAGTTATGGAAAAGAATGGGTTTAAATTTTTAGCTGTAAGAAATCAAGATATTCCAACATATGTTAAAAATGGTGCTGCTGATTTAGGCGTGGTTGGACTTGATGTTCTTGAAGAAAACAGACCAGATGTCTTAAGGCTTTTGGATTTACAAATAGGAAGATGCAAAGTATGTGTTGGGGTTAGGAATGAGGATAGCCTTAATTGCACAAATCCAGATCTAAAAATAGCAACTAAAATGCCAAATATAACAAGAGATTATTTCTCTTCAAAGGCTATAGCTGTAAGCGTTATAAAGTTGTATGGTTCGATAGAATTAGCTCCTCTAATAGGGCTAAGCGATGCTATAGTAGATGTAGTTGAAACTGGAGCTACAATGAAGCAAAATGGATTAAAAGTGGCTGAAACAATCATGGAAAGTTCAGCCTATTTAATATCAAATAAAAATAGCTTTATCATTAAAAGAGAAGAAATATTAAGTTTATATAATAAAATTTATAAAGTCTTATAG
- a CDS encoding LysR substrate-binding domain-containing protein — protein sequence MTLKQIEYFLKVCELKQISECSEHFGISQSAMSIAIKNLEKSLGGNLFDRKGKSIIINERGKAFLNSITPIYNRVLEIQRNMRNASMYDIFIASSQNIGNYLLPWLLSDLIKNSPDTNLNVKIQNTEEIIQCIKNNVCDIGLVEDDIIDKDVTFTKICKDELIIVTGNKELEGKTFNVEEIAKKDWIIREKGSGTRNILFKNLPKNTHLNIVLELSSTEAIKRSVRNNDLFTCLPKFALKCELGNGLYEVKLKDVSFTRNLYLAHAKDKDKNSRFMDITESLLNKIKTRYDELTL from the coding sequence ATGACATTAAAACAAATAGAATATTTTCTAAAGGTTTGTGAGCTAAAGCAAATCAGTGAATGCTCTGAACATTTTGGAATATCTCAATCAGCAATGTCTATCGCCATAAAAAATCTTGAAAAATCCCTAGGTGGGAATTTATTTGATAGAAAAGGTAAAAGTATCATTATAAACGAAAGAGGAAAAGCATTTTTAAACTCGATTACCCCTATTTACAATAGAGTTTTAGAGATACAAAGGAATATGAGAAATGCCAGCATGTATGATATTTTTATAGCTTCAAGTCAAAATATAGGCAACTACTTGCTTCCTTGGCTTCTTAGTGACTTAATTAAAAATAGCCCTGATACAAATTTAAATGTTAAGATTCAAAATACAGAGGAGATTATTCAATGTATTAAAAATAATGTTTGTGATATAGGTCTTGTAGAAGATGATATCATAGACAAAGATGTAACTTTTACAAAAATTTGCAAAGATGAACTAATCATAGTAACAGGAAACAAAGAGCTTGAAGGAAAAACTTTTAACGTAGAAGAAATTGCTAAAAAAGATTGGATAATTAGAGAAAAAGGCTCTGGAACAAGAAATATACTATTTAAAAATTTACCGAAAAACACACATCTTAATATTGTTTTAGAACTTAGTTCTACTGAGGCTATAAAAAGAAGTGTCAGAAATAACGATCTTTTTACATGTTTACCAAAATTTGCACTAAAATGTGAGCTTGGAAATGGCCTTTATGAAGTTAAACTTAAAGATGTGAGTTTTACTAGAAATTTATATCTTGCACATGCTAAAGATAAAGATAAAAATAGCCGGTTTATGGATATAACAGAAAGTTTATTAAATAAAATAAAAACAAGGTATGACGAACTTACACTATAA
- a CDS encoding YeiH family protein → MKKLKSKVRKKLFKKKPISTKIRLQAWTILILMALFSIFLSYVKPFLALHISPLIIAVVLGSFFGNIAHKQTKIIEKTKISKFATKEILRLGIVLYGFKITLNDIAHVGITGLIFACFMVFSTFFIGQFIGQLIGLDKKSSILISSGSSICGAAAVLATESIVKGGGEKTAIAVCTVVIFGTFGMFAYPMIYKWGILDFSGVEMGFLIGGTLHEVAHVVAAGSGVGGDAADTSVIIKMIRVLMLVPFLLMLTIFSGSLVADGKHHSKKIKNSIPYFAIWFLVVVVFGSFLPEYIRKSILPIMNFIDMLLLSVAMLALGLGIRKKVLMNAGKKPFILALVLAIWLFVGGYLAVSFLLKFLN, encoded by the coding sequence ATGAAAAAATTAAAATCAAAAGTTAGAAAAAAATTATTTAAGAAAAAGCCCATATCTACCAAAATTAGGCTTCAGGCGTGGACAATTTTAATATTAATGGCGTTATTTTCCATTTTTTTATCATATGTAAAGCCATTTTTAGCTTTACATATTTCTCCATTAATTATTGCTGTAGTTTTAGGATCTTTTTTTGGGAATATTGCACATAAACAGACAAAGATTATTGAAAAAACAAAAATATCTAAATTTGCAACTAAAGAAATTCTTAGATTAGGGATAGTACTTTATGGTTTTAAAATAACTTTAAATGATATAGCACATGTTGGCATTACAGGATTAATTTTTGCTTGTTTTATGGTTTTTTCAACATTTTTTATAGGACAATTTATAGGACAACTCATAGGGCTTGATAAAAAAAGCTCGATTTTAATTAGCTCTGGAAGTTCAATTTGTGGTGCAGCTGCGGTTTTGGCTACAGAAAGCATAGTTAAAGGGGGCGGTGAAAAAACGGCTATTGCAGTTTGCACCGTTGTAATTTTTGGAACCTTTGGAATGTTTGCATATCCGATGATTTACAAATGGGGTATTTTAGACTTTAGTGGAGTTGAGATGGGGTTTTTAATAGGCGGAACACTTCATGAGGTAGCACATGTGGTTGCTGCTGGTTCTGGTGTTGGAGGCGATGCAGCAGATACATCTGTAATTATAAAGATGATTAGAGTTTTAATGTTAGTTCCATTTTTATTAATGCTTACAATTTTTAGCGGCTCTTTGGTTGCAGATGGTAAACATCATAGTAAAAAGATAAAAAACAGCATTCCATATTTTGCTATATGGTTTTTAGTTGTTGTGGTTTTTGGCTCATTTTTACCAGAATACATTAGAAAAAGCATTTTACCAATTATGAATTTCATAGATATGCTTTTATTAAGTGTGGCAATGTTGGCACTTGGTTTGGGAATTAGGAAAAAAGTTTTAATGAATGCAGGTAAAAAGCCATTTATACTAGCATTAGTGCTTGCTATATGGCTTTTTGTTGGTGGGTATTTAGCAGTGTCTTTTTTACTAAAATTTTTAAATTAA
- the nadD gene encoding nicotinate (nicotinamide) nucleotide adenylyltransferase has protein sequence MNIAIFGGSFDPPHNGHNEIIKKVLNTLDIDRLFIVPTFINPFKNSFFAPPNLRLEWIKTLWANLEKVEIFDYEIRQNRAVATIETVLQIHKTYEISNLFLIIGADNLENLEKWHRFDELKKLVKFVVATRDAIKVPLNLQKINLNVNISSTKIRNGNFTGIPNLIKNDVIQFYKRKKMNNRVENIAKILEDKKSENVEVIDMSGGEYIAKFVVIATTLTGRHALSLVDDLKKSLKGEEFLSIENSDDWTVIDLGDIIIHLMSQSYRDRYNIEDFLSKLKKIY, from the coding sequence ATGAATATAGCGATATTTGGTGGCAGTTTTGACCCACCACACAATGGACACAATGAAATTATAAAAAAGGTTTTAAATACATTGGATATTGATAGACTTTTTATAGTTCCAACTTTTATAAATCCTTTTAAAAATAGCTTTTTTGCTCCACCAAATTTGAGGCTAGAATGGATTAAAACTCTTTGGGCAAATTTAGAAAAAGTTGAAATTTTTGATTATGAAATTAGACAAAATAGAGCAGTTGCTACAATAGAAACAGTTTTACAAATTCATAAGACATATGAAATTTCAAATTTGTTTTTAATAATAGGTGCTGATAATTTGGAAAATTTAGAAAAATGGCATAGGTTTGATGAGTTAAAAAAACTTGTAAAATTTGTTGTAGCAACAAGAGATGCCATAAAAGTTCCATTAAATTTGCAAAAAATAAATTTAAATGTTAATATCTCATCTACAAAAATTAGAAATGGAAATTTTACAGGGATTCCAAATTTAATAAAAAATGATGTAATACAATTTTACAAAAGGAAAAAAATGAACAATAGAGTTGAAAATATAGCTAAAATTTTAGAAGATAAAAAATCTGAAAATGTTGAAGTTATAGATATGAGCGGTGGTGAATATATAGCAAAATTTGTGGTTATTGCTACAACACTTACAGGAAGGCATGCACTTTCATTGGTAGATGATTTAAAAAAATCCTTAAAAGGCGAGGAGTTTTTAAGTATAGAAAATAGCGATGACTGGACTGTTATAGATTTAGGAGATATAATAATTCATCTAATGAGCCAAAGCTATAGAGATAGATATAATATAGAAGATTTTCTATCAAAACTTAAAAAAATATATTAA